GAAAAACTCAAAACAAACCCTGCATTGTATAAAGctaaaaaagaagaagaaaagaatCGCAGTAGGAAAATGCTACAAAGGCAAAAAAGAACAAGGGAAACAACCAGAAACAGAATTAGAATGAAAAGacaaagaaataaagaaaattacaGAAGCATTGAACCAGGAGCTGAAAAATCAATGGTTATTACCAGGCAGGCCCAAGAAAAAAGGGAAGAATTAAGAGAGTATAAAAGACTTAAAGAAGCAAGAATCCAGAAGTAGAATAACAGCACAGAAAAAAAAGACGCGAGCGAGAGAGAAACCGTACAAGAAAtgaagaagaaagaaaagaaagaaaatagtAGAAATTAAGCAAAGAATTGAAACTGAAAGAGAATCACAAAGCTAATCATTGGTGAATGCTCCTACAAAGGCTGCATctagaataaaaaaacaacttcCAAAGGGGTCAACAAAGTATGCCGAAGTGATCAATCATTTAACGTCGCACACAACACCCAGAAAACGAGAAGCTCTTGACAAAATTCAGGGTCTAACCAGAGTAAAGAAGCAGTTGAATAATATGTATCAGTGTCTCCGTGATGTAAAATCCGCTGTACGAAAAAGACATTTAGCATCACTTCCACGAAGAAATTTCTATAAACATTCTTGTAAGGAAGGGTCTTGGAATTTCATGGTTTGAAACAAAGCAGTTCTCCCAAGATGATGCTGATGATGGCCGTAAATCTAGGAAAGATAAATTGTCTAATTGCACTATACAGTTTGTTATCAATTATCAAAGGCCAGATAACTCAGTGGAACTGCCAAACAAGAAGTCTGTAGACAGAGCACAACAGCCAAGCAGGGTGGCCCAAAGAAGCTTTTGATGCCCAGTGTAGTTTGAAGAGATTGTCTGAGACTGCAGATCCCATAACCTACCTCAGAGAAGACATTTCTGACACGGGGAGGCTTGCGCTGCTCAACCTGGAGTTGACTGTGGCAAATGAGAAAGCCTACAAAAAGCTTCTGCAAAGTTACATCGCAGCTCTTATTGAGAACATAGACCAACGATTGGCAACATCGTTACCAATTCTATCAGCTTTCAACTCTCACAGTTGCGGAGTCGAAAGTCCTAGCCTAAAGAAACAATAAACATGGTGCTGAACTTCTACCAGTCGAATGCTGTTATCCTTCAAGATAAACGTTTTATCAGCaagaaaacattaaatttcTACAACGATCAATTTCTCTTTATTCAAAATTTAAAGAAGCCCATCCCACCCTAAAAATTGGACTGAagacatttttttctttaagaccAGTGCATATCAAACCTATGAGTGCTATGCGAGTACGCGGATGCCTGTGTGAGTATTGCACGAACATTGAACTGAAAATCCAGGCAATCAATGGTGCCCGACAAGCTTTGCCCAAACACTTCCAAAATGATGATGTGTCTGCTCTGCTCTGCTCAGTGAAACAAATTTTTCAAGCAACTGATGTCATTATACAGTAGGACAGGTATACATCTTATTTGTGTTTAATGTTGTAAAACTATATATTCTTTAGTCATATCCTAAAAAAAGCAACTCTGTGaagaatttctaaatttaagagTAGGGACATGGCGTCCCCTGATGATTTTGTTACATCAGTGACAACAATTTTCAACAGTAACCAAAATTAGTTGTAGAAAAAATATATCTTATTTGTATTTGGTGCTATTATTAAACTATGTTTTACTCATGTTATTACCAAAGAAGTCAACtcaattactttattttataatatatcagaTGAATTTGATTAAATGCTCAATTTGTCCGAAAATTTTACTCAACTTCTTGTAATCTTTGTTTTGATTTTTCTGATTTTCATTAAATAGGACTTAATGTCTCTTGTGTTTTTATATAAACTTATGCCAGAAGACTATTCAGAACCATTGAAATAATCTATTAACTAACAAATATGATGGTGTCTATTTTTATAAAAGAGAAATGGCATCCCTCGTTACATCATTAAACTAGATGTAATTGTGTTCTGTTTAAACCCATTCTGTCCTTTAGATTGAAGTTGTATGTAAAAAACTCCTACTATTTATGAAAGTATAATAGTTTCCCCAttataaaaacatcaatattTGTAAACTCAATGCAACTTCAATTTTCACTACCAGTGTCACACTTTGTATCCCAACATGGTGGAATTCATGACCCAGTATTCAATCCAGTCATTCTCCCAGTAAGAGCATCACAAGAATTCTACAACTACGGTTTGCCTGAAATTAAGGAGATTTCCAGCTATCTTTCTGCCCATGTGAGcttctatttttgtttaattttcacatttgacaatacagtactgttgtGAATCATTATCTTGATTAACatcttgtttaaaaaacatataattattttaaatgtttgttatgTAGGATGAAGATGTCATGAAAGAGATGGCTGATGAATGGCAgaaattaaaatacaacatgGATGACTGGAAGACTGTTGTATCACGACATTTGACCAGTCCAGCTGAAGTCACAGAATGGTGCATGCTAAGAATTTTGAAGCTGTGTATGGCAAACTTTTTCCCTAGAACAATTTATCTAGTGGAGAGTATTTTATGTATACCAGAGTATCAAATGCCTGGCCAGAGAGAGGTGTGACTAAAGTTAGACTGGTAAAGACAAGATTGAGGAATCAACTAAAGAATAAACATCCTGAATGCACTACTCTCAATATCTATAAATGGACCAGCTTTCTATACACCAGACTGTGATAATGTCATTGCTGATTCTGTAAAGACCTGGTTACAAGTAAAGCAACGCAGAAAAGTACCTAAAAGGACAACTGTCCATGATCTTGTTGGTGATGAACCGAAACAACTAAAGAAAGCAATCCAAACTCTGAATCTATCTCTAGATGATAGCAGTGATATTTATTTTGGAAACAGTACTGATAGATGGCTACAAAAATACATTCTAATCAACTTCTCTAAATTCTGcattaaataatggaaaatttAGGGAAAGAAAAAGGGATAATTGTATTTTACATGTGGATGGTATTCTTGACATAACACTCGATCTGAGGACAGGTACCTTCCACCCATACACCAAACCAAACAATACGCCATTATTATGTACACCGTGAAAGTAATCATCGGCCAACAATATTACACAATATATTACCACTAGCAATAAATAAATCTAATCCGATAGAACAATGGTATGAGTTAATACTATTacatgttgaaaaaaaaattgcaaaaaattaaaatatgtgtgacattaaaatacagTGACAATGACATCAgagttttaaaaatatactacagcaatagttattttgtatttatttatcatcataACACTAGAGTACTGTACAAAGCAACGTTATATTATAAGCTAATTACAATTTCCCATGATTTTTTGTTTCCCACACAACGGTCCACGACGTCCAGCATCACAATGTAACATTTCGTGTCTCACTTTGTTACGTTGTTAGTACGATCTTTATTATTGAACAGACGCAAGAAGTACCACTATAATGATGAAAATCGAATTACATTCACTACAACTGATCACTGAAATTTACCTTACACAATGTTCTACAAAGTTCGTTAcagaaaaaaaactattttgttAGAACAATTCGTGTCTCGTATATTCGTTACGTAGTTATTCATAGACCATCGGTGGTGAACGCCGCAAGAGCTATTTTTAAAGTTGAAGGTCATGTGATTCAAGAAGCAGACGAACAAATAATGGCGAAAAAATAATTGCTAGGATCCGCGCTAATTTCGAGTTACAGCGGTAGAGACTTTTCGTGTCCCTATGTTACGTTGTTTCAACTGTTACGTTGTAAATAACTTCTACGCTCTTCATTGCATGGaagttttgtgtatttttattttgttagtttttGGAATTTAGAAAATAGTGGGTTATAATGAATAATACAAGAAAATTGAACACCAAAGCTATCTTCGTACTCTAACATCAACATCATAGTCAAAAACTGGGTGTCGTATACACAATAAGACACGGTTACGTTGGTAGTTTGTTGATactacagtcgactccgcctaagtcgaattcgcgtaagtcgaaaaatcgcgaaagtcgaatttttatgaaagtcccaattctttcctatacattactgtgtaatttttatttgtaagtcgaatttttctaagtcgaaattcgtctaagtcgacgtctttttgcggtccgaatacacacattctttagtgatttatatcgtataagtcGAAGTCACAAATCACGCGGCAACAACGCGCTAAAAAAGTCGATGAAACGTACGTAATTCGATAAACAAACGACAGAGGAGataatgtgggaccatatcggttctctcaagcaggttgtatagtataggtggcgtcctacaactcgcgctagtgtatagtgtatgagttgtttcagagttgagaacttgagcggcgttttgtgggtacccattttgtgctagacagatggcaataaacaatggataccgatttcgaataagaaccgaaatgtatttattatacgttttcGTATTGTTTCGGGCTTAAaccataaaagaaaatacagtttatcGTTGCCGATAaaagaggcttagcatttattaggcctagctagctagctaagcaaactcaattcaagaaggCTCATCGCGTGGGCCGCGATCGCGACAGGGCAGGGTCTAGCCTAGGCATAgcattttttttgcaaatctgtaagtcgaagttcgcgtaactcgaatttttataccggtcccattagattcgacttaggcggagtcgactgtatatagttttaatttGGTAGGAATGTTGTTTATCTCATAGCAGCTTCATAATATATACCTAATGAACAGATATGCctataattgattaatatttaacataaattaaatgaGCAAAATTGCAAAACATTTCCCACTAGCTAGGTTACAGCGTAACATAGTAAAAGAGACGCCGTGTCTTGTTACGTAGTGTACTAGACCTTAAAATGGTGTAGTATTTTGTGACTataaaatctttaaatattacattagtGTTTGCTATTTGGTTATTTCTTCTATTATgacacagaaaaataaaaagttatttaattattctttttCCACCCACCCTTgtcatattttatatgtttGATTTCACAAAGACATATAccaataaaatatgtattttcttaAATTTGAAACTTGTAGGTTGTATAATTGCCAAAATACTATCTTAAATATGACAAAAAGGCTAATTTGCGATAATATGTGATTTTTGGGCTATTTCGCAATAACTTCAAATGACCATAACTCATCAACGGATTGTTCAATTTTTACAAGTGAGATCAGGGCTGAGTGAACCCACTTGCCCGACGCCCGGGACAAGTGGTTTTTACAGCCGGACAACTATATTTTAGTTACTCTCTTGTCTGCGGACAAGCATTTTCAGAATGTCCATAACTTccttatttacaataaatagtACGTTAAaggtttaaatgttttaaatgttaatattatttgtcCGACAGAATACTTTTAAACTGTAAATGACTGTCAATCAAACGGAAACCAGGCTTTAAAAAGTTTCTTGTGCgcaaaaaagaaaaacactTAACAAAGGGTTCGTCTCAAACTAGCGGATTGATAGACATATCCATAGTGTGTAGGtaagatgatccctgaattATCAGAAaagtttttaattgaattataaCTGTTGCAGCGGGTTTTGCAAGTACAGTACTAACTACTACTCTAGTGCATGAATTAATGATACAGTTTTCtaagaataaattaataattatgatttgtACTCGCTGTTCAATagtgtattttaattttcttacatttattatttatactttatagGGAAACCAACCAACCTGCAGAAGAAGTAGATAATGCTCCAATCCTGAAGGCAATGAGAGCAATAAATGAGGAGGCAAGAAATCGCCTAAAGATTTTGTTTAATGTTGTGTACATGTTAGCAGCAAATGCACATTCATTTAGACTagacaaaaagtagtgagccctctagcggtcatttgtgatttctgagattcatcgaagcgcgacaacatcacccggaaatgatgtgaatttaaaattttaataggggttaaactcttttaaccaattgaaagccttaaattatagttccttatgaataattcatgagaataattaaagcaagggttgaagaagcatgtgacttggtttttggaacaggatagcagttatgatcgtgtcaggtaatcattgaatttgctcttctttttgttagattttatacggtttttatcaataataatattgtatatttttacgAGACCATAACAAAATTCCTCAATTTTTGAGTAAACGagtgactaaataaaaagttactatgtaatgtaaatattcgtttgacaaaaaatgggcatgttgatattttcaggtattttttaaatggcgatTGAAATAGGTAAACAAATCACATGTATAACGGTGGTTTGTGCGAAGCTGGGCCTAGCCTTGATGGTCCAACTCGTACTGCGTGTTAATCAATGCGTATAAGATACACACGTAGTCGTTTAGGCcaatttttttacatgtttatttattaatattaggccccattctcatttattttaattaatgtactgaatgtaccacactttacaactctatataaattagattttgtacttgtattaaattcaaacgttttatgggatttaaaacattaagctaggccttgtagtaggcctaggaccacatgctaggtttttcagcctaatttatcatgcagtatacctagcccatctttcaaatacatatttaaattaacatactttttatatttctatatttttaataggatctgactccagaaaacatttgcatcacttgaaagcggctatttatggacagcatgttgacattcaaaaaaatttgaccaggtcttattaattaaatgtcttttaaattaaaggttttcattataatgaaatgtacggtgacagaaatttaaatgattctcataattgaggtttctcatagatttaatattgaaggtaaataaataaagctgtttgttattcttgcctttagaaataaacatgttgttagtactatattattaggcctaggccattatacaaattaaaactaaaaaatacagtaatcataTTTAAGGCCTACACACAGTACCTTACTTgatatgatttttttcaaatatttaattgatgaaataaatgagtttgacttttcaattagttgccattttattagtttctgtgtgtttttatttatattcttaaaacAATTGTATACAACAACTTTAAAGTATTGCGCAGAAGTGATCgcattatagtaggcctatttgtatgttattgtcgcttaaaattatgcagttaaagtatttgattttagggtgacagaaacggttaggcaagaaaagaaataaatttgggaattttgttatgcggtaaaaacaattaaacataatttaccccTAATGCATGTAAATGTAGAAAACATTTGCTTATGTTAGCGCGACCGAAACTCGCTACTGGGAATAGAGCCTGCAAAAGCGACGCGTACACACCTACTCGGGCACCGGTGGAGCGCGATCGATAGTAAATATACCCGATttcaaatgatcataaaattcttttaaaaaatatcaacattttgattttttgaggattaaaagtaaagatattgaaatttaacataatatttacaaatatgtatttaaaaattcggaaacaattttagcgtgatattaaaacaaactttttagagttccgcgatttcctacgcaggatttgtttgttttcattgttaatgggcgaatgttacctaaactagaatcgttataaatcttttaaatttgtattataagtaATTTCTTTAGTATTCTTAGTAACATCGAATGTCTCTAATTAACTAGCAGTTATTTATACTAACTATTGTTCAATAATAAGCGTGTATGAAGTGAAAATCTATAGTAATAATGTTCTTAGTCAGTTCGTCTCGTTCGCGTGAAGTCTTCGGGTTTCTCAATACAATTCTCAGCGGTAAAGATAGGCTCGCgctaatgtttaaatcaaaagcgctctcaaaacactttttgtccaaaattCGCAATATGACGTGAGTGTGAATGCAAAGCCTCTGAGTGACATGGAGATGAAGTGTGAATTAATGAAAAAGGTCGGAGTTGACATCGGAAGTAGATATGGGAATAGATTTAAAGCAAGAGAATTTGTTCATGCACTTGCTGAAACCATGCGGAATGATGTCAAGAAATTGATAGAAAGGGCCAGCTTCATTACCATAATGGCAGATGGCAGTACTGACAGAACAGTAGTCGAGCAAGAAACCGTGAAGGTACGTTTTGTGTCAAAGGGTTGTCCTGCTGCAGTTTTAGCTGACCTTGTTCCTCTTGAATATGCGCATGCTGAAGGAGTCTTGGCAGCAATTGTCAAAGGGCTTGGGAGACTTGGTCTTCAAATGGACAATTTGGCTGATTTTTCAAAACCGGGACCTACAGCAGTTGCAGCAAATTTTGATGGCGCAGCTGTTATGATGGGGAACCGCACTGGTGTTGCAACACGGATCCG
This DNA window, taken from Antedon mediterranea chromosome 9, ecAntMedi1.1, whole genome shotgun sequence, encodes the following:
- the LOC140059226 gene encoding zinc finger protein 862-like → MEMKCELMKKVGVDIGSRYGNRFKAREFVHALAETMRNDVKKLIERASFITIMADGSTDRTVVEQETVKVRFVSKGCPAAVLADLVPLEYAHAEGVLAAIVKGLGRLGLQMDNLADFSKPGPTAVAANFDGAAVMMGNRTGVATRIRETMPAVIPFHCVAHNLELAVLDTVKHNPAIKSFEQIIKWLYTFYSKFNAKNRRDVKAIAAVLDTEFVHLPQIKDVGIFPLNI